A region of the Channa argus isolate prfri chromosome 3, Channa argus male v1.0, whole genome shotgun sequence genome:
ACGTCCACATACTTTTTTTGCCATGTGCGTCTTGTGCCAGTCACGTGCGCCTTCATATGAAAACAAAGTAACTTCCCTTTGATGTGCAGACTCAGATCCTTAaattttaaaactcaaatctTTGAATTCACGTGTAATGGAAGCCCTTTGGTCAGTGGTAATGAGCTGCAAAGCTCTTCTTGGAGTCTAATCTGTATCATAATCGGCCATGACACGACTTCCTCAGAAGGATCAGGTTCTACAAAACGTCTTATATTTGGCCATGTGCAAAGTTTTAGCAAAACGTATTTACATTAGATTtaaatttaagttaatttaataTTCTTGATGTGTCTAAAGtgaaatgcaaacttttgatCTTCAAGCTTGTTCCaagtttaaaatgactttttttcgGGCAgacatatgtttttatgtgtttatagGACAACAATATATCCCAAAGCTGGATGTGAGAATAGACTCTTTGGCACATGGCGTTTTATGTAATTAGTAATTTTcaatttattagtatttttctcCCTTCAGGTCCAAGAGACAATACAATTACAGAGAGCCACTGCTTGTCCACATCTCCCAGCGACAGAGGCTCACCCGCCGTGTCTGAGCCGATAACGGAGTGCAGCGACGAGAACGAAAGGAAAACAGGCGACAGCAACCTGACAGATGACAACGAGGACGCTGCTGCACAGAATGACGCACGATCGGTGCAAGACGCGTTGTCTGACCCGAGCTCCCACCGGAAGAAGAAGACCCGGACCGTGTTCAGTCGTAGTCAGGTGTATCAGCTTGAGTCCACTTTTGACGTGAAACGGTATCTGAGCAGCTCGGAGAGAGCGGGGCTGGCGGCTTCTCTCCACCTGACAGAGACCCAGGTCAAAATCTGGTTTCAGAACCGGAGGAATAAGTGGAAGAGACAGCTGGCAGCGGATCTAGAGGCTGCTCACATCCCAAACTCGAGTCAGCGGATTGTCAGGGTCCCCATTTTGTATCACGAGGGACCCACTTTGTCACTGGGGTTCAACGTGAACGGACATCCGGTATCTTCACCCGTCGCAGGCTTCTCCAGCTCCATCACTTATCCCCTGTCGTCGTTCGCTCACTCTATGAGCATGTTAAGGTCACAGATGACCGGCTTGGTGTGAAGACTGTCCAAGAATGAAACTGTTTAATAACCTGTAATCACAGGAAGCGTACTATAACCCATAATACCACAATTAATTGTTGGATGCATCCAAAGATACGAGCCGCAGAGACTGTGATTTTAAACTAACCAATGAATCATGTTTATATTTCTGTTGATAAGCTTCTACAAGAGTAGTTGAACAATACGGACTGAAATAACGGGGACGGCAGAAATAGACGCAGAAAGcattcatgtactgtatgtttgaataCACATATTTTTGAAAACTTAACTTTATATTTGAAGCCACAGGTTTTCCAACGTTGTCACTTTTTCACATaatggataaataaaaaataagcacaaaacaccgtttttctgttgtgtacaaccacgcatgtgtgtgttcatttttgttattcACAAACGTGTCGAGTCtcgcgcacaaacacacacccgtTTTATGACAGAAACTTATTGACCATTTCGGGAAATTACTCCTATCTGCTGCAGGTAAGACGTAACCCCTCTATCCTGCTTTGATGTCCAAATCTACAGAGTATTTATACAGTTTGTAAAGTTATCTGTGACCGGAAATAAATATTCGGATGAGTTTTTAGTTATGTAACCTATTCAAGCTATGCAGACATGCACTGGCCAGACAAGTCCCACTCACATCCTGTTGCACTCAATCCAATGTTAGAAAAAACTAAGAagtcttaaaagaaaaagacaaaacaaattagaaaaCACATGTGACTATGAATTTTAGCTGTTCTCCTATTTCATGCACAGCAACCCTACAACCTGAACTTTTCAATACCGAATATTAACAAAGTCAATacgcaaaaacaaacaaaggaaaaaaaacttcatgGACTAAAACTTTAATTAACAAGATCCCAATATTAACACTGACCTAAAGAGTGTTCATATTTGACACCATCTTTGGTAAGACTAAATGAATAAGGCAAAATTCTACGCTTTTACCTATATTTCAAATGCAATAAACATCGCACTGTGATTGCAGTATAATAAATAAGAAGACGCAAATACTGTTGggatttttttctcctctacacctgtaaaactttttttaaagccGACTCTGCAAAAGGGTAAAAGATATCAACCACCCTCAGCGTGGGCTCACAGCTCGCACACACTTGTCTatggtgtgaaaaaaaaaactacgtTTAATTTCACTTCTCCTCTGGGACCCCTGCAGGGCTGCAAACGCTGGGTCTCCTTACAGCAATTGTATGACGTGAATTTGAATGCTGGGGTGTGAGATGAGCGGAGGAGGGGGTTGGCACAACAACCCTCTCCTGCCCTCCTGTCTCCTCCCATCCCGTCGCTGTTATTGGCCAAAACCCCACGCTCCGCTGGACCAATCAGCAAGGACAAAGAGCGCTCCATCCGGTGTGTGCCGTCACGGAGCAGGCAGAGCATCACCATCCCAGCAGTGTCTGCTCAGTGGCTGCTGCTATGGTGCGTGCAGCATCGAGACGTTAGTGGTGAGATTGACGTCCCAGTTTAGAGTCAACGGCGAGCAGAGTCGCGGAAGTAAACAAGAGAGGACTTGCGCCTTGGAGAATATGAACAAAGTGGACGCACCATGTCGACCCGCCGCCTCTTTGAAATTTACTATTGACAACATCCTCAATCTGAAGACAAGCCGGAGGAACCGTGACAGCTGTCATGCCGCCGGTCTGCACAATGACTCGGCCGCGGAGATGTGTGAAAACGGTTTCCAGAGTCTCCGCGAGGAGCCCGGAGCCCAGCAAAGGCAAGGCCTGGGCAGTAGGCTTAACGAAAGTGGTAAGAAGATTTTCGTCAATTTCTAATAAATACCTTGTGTCAGCCTTGCTCACAATTACGCACGACTCGGAGCAGATGATTTAGCTGTTTCAGGTCTGTGCAGCAGCACAGGTTGAAACATAACCACAGCGGGTTAATCGAAATGTGGTTTTGTTACAGAGCTGATCACGGACTGCAGAGCAAAGGAACCGGTCATCCTCAGCCGCAAAGGCCCGATGAAGGAGACGGAGATGCGCTTCGAGAGCGGGGACAGCAGCTGCGACGACAGTGGCTCGATCACCGCGGCCACGGAGCCCCACAAAGGAGGCAGTCCAGCCAAGAAGAGCAAAATGATAACGAAAAAGAAAACTCGCACCATTTTCTCCAAGAGACAGATTTTCCAGTTGGAGTCTACCTTCGACATGAAACGTTATCTAAGCAGCGCAGAGCGCGCCTGCCTCGCCAGTTCCCTCCAGCTCACGGAGACCCAGGTAAAAATTTGGTTTCAGAACCGCAGGAATAAACTGAAACGGCAAATTTCATCAGAAATCGACGGACCCGTTAGCGAATTCCCCGAGACTGGAAAaccagtggtggtggtggggcaGCTCCCGGCCTTGTACAAAGAGAGCAACTTGGTGGGAAGATGCGTGCTGCCCATGCCTCTGCCCGTCGTGTACCCGGGGAGTAGCACGCCTTACCTCTGTTTCTCAAACGCCAGCAAGTACTTCAGCTTGTATGAGGGGGACgtatgagttttttttattaattcttcACGTGAATAAGACACTTTACGGTGGTCTGTTGCCAAGTTTCAAGCATTATAAGGAGTTGGGCCGGACCAGCGGCCTTAACTGTACAATTACAGagaacaataaacacatttgatgttatttatttttcaaagcaaTGGGTTTTCTATAGGCCTGATACAAAACGTGCTAGTTCTACATATCAGTTTTTTAGAAAAATGGATAATCATAGCCCGAGGGATGCCTAGACAGTGCAGTccacacatttaatttgttgtttacaTGCCatttgaatattattattattattattattattattattattgacgACAGCATTTCCAGCAGCATAAACCACCAAAGAAGGTACTCTAGACTCGCTTGCATGCATTTCCTGTATCATAATGAgttttaaattactgaaattatctatgtatttaaatgaatgtaattaacattttattattttacgcATGTCTTTTTTATATACTATTCTTATTTTATCCCACATTCTCCTAAAGGCTCATTACACCATTTACTAAATCTGcaattaaaacatctttattcaaaaaactaatattttatagAATGGATTCAGTATTTTCAATTGAACTTTGTGTTTCAGGCATCAGTGGTTTATTATTACATGAAACTGAAGGTCATTGGGGATATGATGACTGTTCAGTCAATCTTATTAcccaaaaattgttttgttgataCTTTTGGCTACAATTGTTTATAGTTaaaacagtattaaaaacaTACTGATTAAACATTTTGAGTAGAAATAATTAACCGATATATTAGTTCCTAATTGTTCCTGGAAGGCCCCACACACTTTGTGCCACAGACTGT
Encoded here:
- the hmx1 gene encoding homeobox protein HMX1; this encodes MQEKLTDDKGPTSSRASSFFIENLLGKGRNGQQSICCSSQEGAGVETVSTCRDLNAHRSEKSAPAPEETSSTVQPTHTESALQWYRAGAASNFGVLKRPSCPRDNTITESHCLSTSPSDRGSPAVSEPITECSDENERKTGDSNLTDDNEDAAAQNDARSVQDALSDPSSHRKKKTRTVFSRSQVYQLESTFDVKRYLSSSERAGLAASLHLTETQVKIWFQNRRNKWKRQLAADLEAAHIPNSSQRIVRVPILYHEGPTLSLGFNVNGHPVSSPVAGFSSSITYPLSSFAHSMSMLRSQMTGLV
- the hmx4 gene encoding H6 family homeobox 4; protein product: MLGCEMSGGGGWHNNPLLPSCLLPSRRCYWPKPHAPLDQSARTKSAPSGVCRHGAGRASPSQQCLLSGCCYGACSIETLVVRLTSQFRVNGEQSRGSKQERTCALENMNKVDAPCRPAASLKFTIDNILNLKTSRRNRDSCHAAGLHNDSAAEMCENGFQSLREEPGAQQRQGLGSRLNESELITDCRAKEPVILSRKGPMKETEMRFESGDSSCDDSGSITAATEPHKGGSPAKKSKMITKKKTRTIFSKRQIFQLESTFDMKRYLSSAERACLASSLQLTETQVKIWFQNRRNKLKRQISSEIDGPVSEFPETGKPVVVVGQLPALYKESNLVGRCVLPMPLPVVYPGSSTPYLCFSNASKYFSLYEGDV